The genome window GATGAGTACTAACGCTGTCCCACCCAGAAGGACTTTGgttgagaggggggcagaggcaaTGCCAATTCCAACAGGGGCAGGTAATGAAATGCTGGACACTGTTTTGACCCACGAACAACTTTTAGCAACATACTTCTACGTAAGATGTCTGCTGGATGAAGCCGAGCAGCGTGCCAAGGCTGGCAGGGTCCCAAGACcacatgatgacatcactgaggtCCAAGCTGAGTTCCAGTCTGCAGAAGTGAGCCTTCAGGTACAGGGAGTGGGAAGTACATCAATTGACTCTCTTAACAGGCGTCCTATGTCCACTGGAGAGACCCTCCATGAGCAGCCAAACAAGCTCCCAGAGGGGGGTGTCGACACAAGGGTGTATCTACTGACTGAAAAAGGACTGAAGGATCTCGTGAGAGAAGTTGGAAAAGGAGCTCGCAAAGAATGCAAGAAAGGAAAACAATCTTCGACCATCCCCCTTCCAACTGCCTCATGCGATCCACCTACTGGCCAGGAAGATTGGCCGCCCCCTTACGAGTGGGGGAATGGAGGTCAAAGGGTAATGACAGAGGCCAGGCTGTCCCGAGGAAACCCCACCCTGCAACAAGGTAAAAAAGTACGGTTTTGCTGGGGATGTGGAGAAAGTGGACATTATAAGCAGTCCTGCCCCGGCCAAAGACAGAATGACACCCCAGTCAGAGTTCCAGTGACGGAGGGCAGTGGGCAGCCACCTAGAGCAAGTTACGTATGGGCACAGCCACAAGCGGAGTTAATGCCGCCGCCATGCTGCCAAAGGGCTCTAACACATCTGAGACGGCACACCATACATGATAATGCAAAACCAGGTagagacacacaaaacacacacaggttttgttGAATGATGGGGAAATACTTGCATAGGCAATAAATAACATTGTTGATTGGTTATGCTCTAAATAAGTGAAATGCCTGCATCCACCACTGTAAATTCAGCTAAACACTATTTTTCCTGCTGCATGGGCCTAAGCCATGATTGTGAAGTTAAGAACCAATTTGAAACTTAGCCATTGGAAGGACTGAACTGACCCTGTCGGTAGACGAATGTTGTTTCAGGAACCCAGTGGTGTGAATGATTTGCTGTGGTGGACAGGACTAAAACAGGTACAGTTATTAAAGTTTGATTAAACATCCCCAAACTCTGCTTGAAATTAGGAGATTTAAAGAAgaggtaaaaatattatgaaatatgtgaaggaatatgaagaatttgggttgtcactgactaacatattttttctatcccttaggaatcgcatagatatgaactatgcgatggggggaaggggggataggaaaaatttggactatggtctcagagacagaggcaattttAAATTGATAATTTAGTTGATAAACAAGTAAAGCACACCCTAAGTAGTAACATTTATAATTTTGATAGTCTAACCTTAGACTATGGTGAAGTTTTTGTTAAAGATGTTTTGTAGGAAgttaggggaggagaaggaggagagaacgagcCTCGGAGAAACCAATCAGTATCCAGCCTGGTGGTCGAGTCTCCAGTAAAGGCGACCGGGGGAAAAGTCAACACCCCCATGTAGAGacactgcctgaacacagggtcacGAGCAACGATGACCACAAAACTGTTTGAAGGGTCAACCATGTGGTCCATCTGGAAGCACCGTTATAAAtcccacatcaaacttggtcacACTTATAACAACTATTGACTCTGATTTCCctgatacagtacaggacagtgctgtcctaaaggcaaagcacacgaaTGACATTGGTTAACTCTCAGCCTCCGACTGGGCCTGAGACTGAGGATTGAGAGCTTCCTGCTCGTGCCTCAGAAGTCAAGGTTGTGCTTAAGACCAAGGACCAAATCCAGGGCTCGAAGTTACCAAGCCACCCTGGACAACGGCGAACAGTCACTCAACCCCTGGTCCCTGTTGAGGGATCAGAAAATTAAACTCAGCCACCGAATAACAACAATCCCTTCCTGGTTGCGTTCCaactgggaagaaggggggtgagtgaaacagggacacatgaggtggatgcaacagcaatattgtcatttgaaatgtgaaactaaagtAGTTGTTGACAAATGCCTAGGTGGTTTAGGTTGATAGAACCAGGgtttattgatgacattaacgatgtttgttggctctgagttaacacctcccagagtccactgcccatgcatggagaacaactggcgagtagcagaggaaaatagggtttggtgatgtatgcctacatccacattgtttctgatggagtttcacaaaagctatgactaaactaaacatcctaagcttgaagctgttatgactgtatatccatctctctgtcccggtttctataaaactcacctccattatgatgacagagtcaataagactctcccctgaacacagaagtatcctgttcctggactgtatctaattccaggagaaggtaaaaccagatccagatccaggggtccagccagggaaggttcaccaaagagggccagcaccagagaccatcgacctccaacagccccactcgtgcagccgctaaaagacgtgcagctgagcgagcaggggacgatcctggcagaccccatagaccccacacccacactgcCCCTTCCCAAGCAAACTgctcggtgagggagaggtaagtgggctgacatgagatgttttaggagaaggggggagcaaagcagagttcaTTGCAGTATGAATAGCACATGCCGTCACCCAGGTGATCCACTTCAAACTAAACCAAACCACAGAAAACCTCGAGGAGGCTCCTCGCAAGAGGCGGGCTTTCAAGTCTGATGTAACAATCGATGCCATAGGTCAGCCAAGGGGGGTGCCCAATGATTTTAAAGCGAGAAATGAGGTGGCGTCAGGGTTCGAGTCCATCTTACCCTGGATAAcggtaaataagaacactgaatggattaattacctgtactataaccagcagcgcttcattaactatacagacgaggctctcaccgccctgggccagcagctgtcggcaacatcagcaatgacctggcagaatcgacaggtattggactggctgctggcggagcgtgggggggtttgcactctgattggtcaggtaTGTTGCACATTCATACCGAACAACACTGCCCCTACAGGAAGATTTGCACAAGCTATGACTGACTTAAAGGCACTGAGACAGGAGGTGAAGGATAATGCTGGACACAAAACTGAATGGTttgagatgatgagagagagcttgGGGGATTGGGGATTTAGCTGGGTGAGGATAGGGATAGCGGTGCTGCTGACCTTATTGGCCATTGTATTGATTCTCTGCTGTTGCATACCCATTTTCCGGTCTCATGTCAAAACCCACTATGCCTGCCCCATTGTAGCTAAGATGCAGGAGTCGGATGACTCACATGTTTTTTCTCTGTTTAAGAACAGGCTTTCTGCCCCGGACTTGTACCCTGCCCCGGGGGGGAGCAAGGAAGGTCAGGGAGCGGAGGGTCAAAGTGGCTGAATGATGTCCCAAACCAGGCCACTCCGGGCGATGACAAATCAATCGAGCCGCTTCGAGGGCGTGGAACATCGCTCAATGAGTATACCAAgcacataattttgtttgttttatgagtttaatttttgttttattatgtatAATTGAGTGATGTATATGTGACTCAGTGATTTGTGCATTAATCAGTGTAGGTTTGTGGAGGACTGCCCTCCCAAACCCATTTCTGTTGAATCATCCATGGTTTCTCCCCCCTTAAAGAACGTGGCCTAACAAGCCGGGGGGAGTTTTACTCCAGGATCTGATGATACAGAGGAACAAAGGcaattctgaacagatatttgagtactgcatatgttgttgtaaactttatgtgtggacttgatgtttgatcatataccatcgtgtttttgtgaaactgtgtttgaggTTCAGGGGGTACTTATCTAGCCAAAGGAAggttatatactcacacatattgcAGGCTTACAACCATATGAGTAGACTGAGCCAAGGTTTCCTTCAGACTGGGGACCttgtttacacaacatgaatctggacAGCTTCATTACAGACAAACACTAGCTTACTATTCTACCATATACTCACCtattagtcaaaattaaaggAAATTGGTTCTgagaggtttttttttttcaatgtttaaatgttttacggGCTACACAAAAAAGATAGATTATTGGCGAAGTGGTGTGGACAGGGATGTCCACAAAGGGGGGTATGTGGGGGATttttttgtgaccttgtgacctcaagagaggagtcaactaggacgggggtcagatgaggagaagaagacttgtttatccccacactcaatggggaaagagggagctgggagagtcacacTCCCCCTCCCGTTTCAAGGGGTTGAAATGTTTAAAGTAACTGTAAGCGAAAAATCTGAAAGTAAACTTGAAGGAATGCATATACAAGTTGTCTcacattctcttctctctgaatATTACAGACGGAGAGGCGAAAATCTGGCACAAGTACAACAAAAGGGTTTACACAAGCCCTTTCTCAAAGTGTTTATATAGGAAGTAATAAAAAAAGGAACTGTGTTTCTGTTGCGTGTGCAGAGTGATTTTCCCGTTCAACAAAGCCACTGCCACATAAATgctatgcacaaacacatacatactatACAGGGGTATAGTCTTGAGAGTTTCTCCAAACTGATTCATATCTCATTATAGTTGGTGTTAGAGAGGACAAGGGTTGGTTTGACTTGTTGAATGATATACCTGTATTTAAGCTTAGATCACCGAGCTGCTGTGCCTAACAACTACCACCCCATGGCAGAGAGAGCAATGATGCAGGAGGGAAGAGCAACCCCTGACCAGACTCTCTCTACAGCGCCCCATGTGTTCCAGATGAGTACTAACGCTGTCCCACCCAGAAGGACTTTGgttgagaggggggcagaggcaaTGCCAATTCCAACAGGGGCAGGTAATGAAATGCTGGACACTGTTTTGACCCACGAACAACTTTTAGCAACATACTTCTACGTAAGATGTCTGCTGGATGAAGCCGAGCAGCGTGCCAAGGCTGGCAGGGTCCCAAGACcacatgatgacatcactgaggtCCAAGCTGAGTTCCAGTCTGCAGAAGTGAGCCTTCAGGTACAGGGAGTGGGAAGTACATCAATTGACTCTCTTAACAGGCGTCCTATGTCCACTGGAGAGACCCTCCATGAGCAGCCAAACAAGCTCCCAGAGGGGGGTGTCGACACAAGGGTGTATCTACTGACTGAAAAAGGACTGAAGGATCTCGTGAGAGAAGTTGGAAAAGGAGCTCGCAAAGAATGCAAGAAAGGAAAACAATCTTCGACCATCCCCCTTCCAACTGCCTCATGCGATCCACCTACTGGCCAGGAAGATTGGCCGCCCCCTTACGAGTGGGGGAATGGAGGTCAAAGGGTAATGACAGAGGCCAGGCTGTCCCGAGGAAACCCCACCCTGCAACAAGGTAAAAAAGTACGGTTTTGCTGGGGATGTGGAGAAAGTGGACATTATAAGCAGTCCTGCCCCGGCCAAAGACAGAATGACACCCCAGTCAGAGTTCCAGTGACGGAGGGCAGTGGGCAGCCACCTAGAGCAAGTTACGTATGGGCACAGCCACAAGCGGAGTTAATGCCGCCGCCATGCTGCCAAAGGGCTCTAACACATCTGAGACGGCACACCATACATGATAATGCAAAACCAGGTagagacacacaaaacacacacaggttttgttGAATGATGGGGAAATACTTGCATAGGCAATAAATAACATTGTTGATTGGTTATGCTCTAAATAAGTGAAATGCCTGCATCCACCACTGTAAATTCAGCTAAACACTATTTTTCCTGCTGCATGGGCCTAAGCCATGATTGTGAAGTTAAGAACCAATTTGAAACTTAGCCATTGGAAGGACTGAACTGACCCTGTCGGTAGACGAATGTTGTTTCAGGAACCCAGTGGTGTGAATGATTTGCTGTGGTGGACAGGACTAAAACAGGTACAGTTATTAAAGTTTGATTAAACATCCCCAAACTCTGCTTGAAATTAGGAGATTTAAAGAAgaggtaaaaatattatgaaatatgtgaaggaatatgaagaatttgggttgtcactgactaacatattttttctatcccttaggaatcgcatagatatgaactatgcgatggggggaaggggggataggaaaaatttggactatggtctcagagacagaggcaattttAAATTGATAATTTAGTTGATAAACAAGTAAAGCACACCCTAAGTAGTAACATTTATAATTTTGATAGTCTAACCTTAGACTATGGTGAAGTTTTTGTTAAAGATGTTTTGTAGGAAgttaggggaggagaaggaggagagaacgagcCTCGGAGAAACCAATCAGTATCCAGCCTGGTGGTCGAGTCTCCAGTAAAGGCGACCGGGGGAAAAGTCAACACCCCCATGTAGAGacactgcctgaacacagggtcacGAGCAACGATGACCACAAAACTGTTTGAAGGGTCAACCATGTGGTCCATCTGGAAGCACCGTTATAAAtcccacatcaaacttggtcacACTTATAACAACTATTGACTCTGATTTCCctgatacagtacaggacagtgctgtcctaaaggcaaagcacacgaaTGACATTGGTTAACTCTCAGCCTCCGACTGGGCCTGAGACTGAGGATTGAGAGCTTCCTGCTCATGCCTCAGAAGTCAAGGTTGTGCTTAAGACCAAGGACCAAATCCAGGGCTCGAAGTTACCAAGCCACCCTGGACAACGGCGAACAGTCACTCAACCCCTGGTCCCTGTTGAGGGATCAGAAAATTAAACTCAGCCACCGAATAACAACAATCCCTTCCTGGTTGCGTTCCaactgggaagaaggggggtgagtgaaacagggacacatgaggtggatgcaacagcaatattgtcatttgaaatgtgaaactaaagtAGTTGTTGACAAATGCCTAGGTGGTTTAGGTTGATAGAACCAGGgtttattgatgacattaacgatgtttgttggctctgagttaacacctcccagagtccactgcccatgcatggagaacaactggcgagtagcagaggaaaatagggtttggtgatgtatgcctacatccacattgtttctgatggagtttcacaaaagctatgactaaactaaacatcctaagcttgaag of Hypomesus transpacificus isolate Combined female chromosome 11, fHypTra1, whole genome shotgun sequence contains these proteins:
- the LOC124474081 gene encoding uncharacterized protein LOC124474081, with amino-acid sequence MIYLYLSLDHRAAVPNNYHPMAERAMMQEGRATPDQTLSTAPHVFQMSTNAVPPRRTLVERGAEAMPIPTGAGNEMLDTVLTHEQLLATYFYVRCLLDEAEQRAKAGRVPRPHDDITEVQAEFQSAEVSLQVQGVGSTSIDSLNRRPMSTGETLHEQPNKLPEGGVDTRVYLLTEKGLKDLVREVGKGARKECKKGKQSSTIPLPTASCDPPTGQEDWPPPYEWGNGGQRVMTEARLSRGNPTLQQGKKVRFCWGCGESGHYKQSCPGQRQNDTPVRVPVTEGSGQPPRASYVWAQPQAELMPPPCCQRALTHLRRHTIHDNAKPDECCFRNPVV
- the LOC124474082 gene encoding uncharacterized protein LOC124474082 produces the protein MIYLYLSLDHRAAVPNNYHPMAERAMMQEGRATPDQTLSTAPHVFQMSTNAVPPRRTLVERGAEAMPIPTGAGNEMLDTVLTHEQLLATYFYVRCLLDEAEQRAKAGRVPRPHDDITEVQAEFQSAEVSLQVQGVGSTSIDSLNRRPMSTGETLHEQPNKLPEGGVDTRVYLLTEKGLKDLVREVGKGARKECKKGKQSSTIPLPTASCDPPTGQEDWPPPYEWGNGGQRVMTEARLSRGNPTLQQGKKVRFCWGCGESGHYKQSCPGQRQNDTPVRVPVTEGSGQPPRASYVWAQPQAELMPPPCCQRALTHLRRHTIHDNAKPDECCFRNPVV